CCTGGTCTCCCCACGGTCTTTCACATCCGCAAAGGCATCCAGTGCCCTGTCTGCCAGATTATTCAGAGGAAGGGGATACCCTTTATCCAGAAGGATCGCGACAATCCCGAGCGCCTGCCTCCGCAAGGCAAAGGGGTCTTCCGACCCTGTCGGGATAAGTCCTATCGAGAAAAAAGCCGCGATACTGTCAAGTTTGTCTGCGATGCTGAGAAGTGACCCTGCGTCAGTCTTCGGGAGCATCCCGCCGGAATGAGCGGGGAGGTACTGTTCTTCAAGAGCCATCGCCACTTCCTGCTCCTCGCCGTCGTGCACCGCATAATATCTTCCCATGACGCCCTGAAGCTCCGGGAATTCCCTGACGACCCCGGTAATGAGATCCGTTTTTGCAAGCTCTGCTGCTCTGATGATATTCTTTCGTGAACCGGGCAGGATCCTTTCTGCAAGGAATGCTGCGATTGAAGCAATCCGTTGTGTCTTGTCATAGAGACTCCCGAGACTTTCCTGAAACGTCACATGCCTGAGTTCCTCAATCCTGTCTGAAAGCGCTTTGTTTCTGTCATCATCGAAATAGAATCGGGCATCTTCGAACCTCGCCTTAATGACCCTTTCCGCACCTGTCCTGACAGTTTCCGCATTCACGTCACTGGTATTGCTGACGACAACAAAACGGTTTGTGATTCTTCCCTCATTATTGAGTACCGCAAAATATTTCTGATGGCCCTTCATCACGGTTATCAGAAGTTCTTCAGGCAGTGTCAGATATTCTTCGGGAAAAGACGCGATCACAGGCACGGGATATTCCACGAGGTTTACTACAGTCGCAAGGAGTTCTTCATCCCTTACCGGCTTCTCCCCGGATGAAGAGAGGAGGGTTTCCATCTTCTCGGTGATGATCTTTTTTCTCTCTTCCGGGTCGATGATCACACAATTATTCCCGAGAAGTTTTTTGTAGCTCGGGATTTCCCTGACCTGAAAGGCCGCAGGCGACAAAAACCTGTGGCCTCTGGTAAGATTGCTGCTCTGTATCCCGTCGATTTCGAAGCTGACAACCTCAGTATCAAACAGCGTCATGAGCCACCGTATGGGCCTTACGAATCTGGTGCTGCCGTTTCCCCATCTCATGGCCTTCGGGAGATGAACAGACAGTACAAGCTTCCTGAGCAATTCGGGCAGTATCTCCCGGACATGAACACCTTTTTCCTCTATTACTGCGACGATATATTCTCCCTTATCGGTACTTTTCACTGCAAGGTTTTCAATATGGATGCCCTGCGAACGGGCAAACCCGGCAGCAGCTTTTGTAGGGTTTCCGTTTTCATCGAATGCGACCTTCTTTGAAGGTCCGAATACTTCCTTTGTTCTGTCTTCCTGCATCTGGCGGACACCTTCGGCAATAACCGCAAGCCTCCGCGGAGTACCGTAGGTTTTCACATGTGAAAACCGAATATAGTTCTCTGTCAGCATTTTTTCCGCATTCTCCCGTAATTGCGTTAACGCAGGAGTGATAAACCGCGCAGGCAGATCTTCCGTCCCGATTTCGAGAAGAAATGATGACATGCCGGGTGCATTCTCGGCCATTGAAATATACCTCTTTTCCCAGAAATTATGAAGTTCGGATTGATAACGTTGGATTATACATCCATTAATTATTCCTTGGCAAGGAAAAGGTTGAAAAAGGATTTCTTATGCACGTATCAGTGCATGGCAATAATCGCGTTGATATGTTCTCTGGACTCGATTTCTTGGACAAGCTTCGCTGCTTCAGATCTTGAGCGGAACTTCCCAACCAGAACTCTGAAGAGCGTGCCATTAACTGTGTGCTTCTCGGAAATGCGTGAAACATACCCTTTCTCCTGGAATTCCCTGGAGATGAAAAGAGCGTTTTCGACCTTCCTAAACGCGCCGATCTGCACCGAGTAGTTTTCCTGATCCTGGTTCTCCCCCTGAGCAGGTGCAGGAGAGCGAATTTCCGGCTTTGCATTGTCAGGAAACAGTGGTTTCCGTTCT
This portion of the Nitrospirota bacterium genome encodes:
- the glyS gene encoding glycine--tRNA ligase subunit beta, whose product is MAENAPGMSSFLLEIGTEDLPARFITPALTQLRENAEKMLTENYIRFSHVKTYGTPRRLAVIAEGVRQMQEDRTKEVFGPSKKVAFDENGNPTKAAAGFARSQGIHIENLAVKSTDKGEYIVAVIEEKGVHVREILPELLRKLVLSVHLPKAMRWGNGSTRFVRPIRWLMTLFDTEVVSFEIDGIQSSNLTRGHRFLSPAAFQVREIPSYKKLLGNNCVIIDPEERKKIITEKMETLLSSSGEKPVRDEELLATVVNLVEYPVPVIASFPEEYLTLPEELLITVMKGHQKYFAVLNNEGRITNRFVVVSNTSDVNAETVRTGAERVIKARFEDARFYFDDDRNKALSDRIEELRHVTFQESLGSLYDKTQRIASIAAFLAERILPGSRKNIIRAAELAKTDLITGVVREFPELQGVMGRYYAVHDGEEQEVAMALEEQYLPAHSGGMLPKTDAGSLLSIADKLDSIAAFFSIGLIPTGSEDPFALRRQALGIVAILLDKGYPLPLNNLADRALDAFADVKDRGETREKILRFFENRIEAVFADQGYAPDIVQSLLPLSLRIALKDVQERLAALTRFRDEKAYNDFLAVIKRVNNILPKTAIPALNADRLREEAEKHLMGKLDSVRQELSDCLRDRRYDDAILLLSSLTGPVNAFFDSVLVMDKREDIKLNRFALLNELWETASTVADFSKLSAAV